Proteins from a genomic interval of Paracholeplasma manati:
- the pepT gene encoding peptidase T — protein MNLLNRFLTYVKIDTQSDPEVESCPSTLKQKDLGHLLVKELLELGVNNAYMDQHGYVYGLIPSNSQRNITPIGFIAHMDTSPDAPGAHVNPRIIKNYDGGVIQLNETLSMDPQKFTALKHVVGDDLVVTDGNTLLGADDKAGVAEIMAMVEIMTLHPFEHGDIYIGFTPDEEIGRGADLFDLNFFKAKFAYTADGSLIGGIEYENFNAASARVSFVGKSIHPGAAKLKMINAQHLAFEFHSLLPVFDNPAYTEGYEGFNHLSNTEGSVEFAKLSYIIRNHDMVKFNKQKDDFKRVVAFMNDKYGYEAVSLKITDSYFNMLEVLKHDMSPVELAKQAITNVGLTPHCEAIRGGTDGARLTFMGLPCPNLGTGGFNFHGRFEFASINQMEQAVDVMIEIIKLISK, from the coding sequence ATGAACTTATTAAATCGCTTTTTAACTTATGTCAAAATAGATACACAATCTGACCCTGAAGTAGAGTCTTGTCCTTCTACGTTAAAACAAAAGGACTTAGGACACCTATTGGTTAAAGAATTATTAGAACTGGGTGTAAATAATGCTTATATGGATCAACACGGCTATGTGTATGGTTTAATCCCATCCAATAGTCAAAGAAACATTACACCGATTGGTTTCATCGCACACATGGACACCTCACCTGACGCGCCAGGCGCACACGTGAACCCGCGTATCATTAAGAATTACGATGGCGGAGTCATTCAACTCAATGAGACCTTATCCATGGACCCACAAAAATTTACAGCTTTAAAACACGTGGTCGGCGATGACTTGGTCGTCACCGACGGTAATACTTTGCTGGGTGCTGATGATAAAGCAGGGGTTGCAGAAATCATGGCCATGGTTGAAATCATGACCTTACACCCATTTGAACATGGGGATATCTACATTGGGTTTACACCCGATGAAGAAATCGGCCGTGGGGCAGATTTATTCGACTTAAACTTCTTCAAAGCCAAATTCGCTTATACCGCAGATGGGTCTCTGATTGGTGGCATTGAATATGAAAACTTTAATGCAGCATCTGCTAGAGTTTCATTTGTCGGAAAATCCATTCACCCAGGGGCTGCGAAGCTTAAGATGATTAACGCTCAACACCTCGCATTTGAATTCCACAGTCTTTTGCCTGTATTTGATAATCCTGCTTACACTGAAGGATATGAAGGGTTCAACCACTTAAGCAATACTGAAGGGTCAGTTGAATTTGCGAAACTATCCTACATCATTCGTAACCACGATATGGTTAAATTCAACAAACAAAAAGACGACTTCAAACGCGTCGTCGCCTTTATGAATGATAAATATGGTTATGAAGCTGTTAGCTTAAAGATTACCGATAGCTATTTCAATATGTTAGAGGTATTGAAACACGATATGTCTCCAGTCGAACTCGCTAAACAAGCGATAACCAATGTCGGATTAACGCCACATTGTGAAGCGATTCGCGGCGGTACCGACGGTGCGCGATTAACATTCATGGGTCTACCTTGTCCAAACTTAGGCACCGGTGGATTTAACTTCCATGGTCGTTTTGAATTCGCTAGCATCAATCAAATGGAACAGGCCGTTGACGTGATGATCGAAATCATTAAACTCATTTCAAAATAA
- a CDS encoding DUF2089 domain-containing protein, translating into MRDITKAFELIGADLVVTEIQSKKKDITVRGEFQLSKFDYLTKEQQYFIEVFIKNQGNIKQIEKELGISYPTVKKSLEEVTQALGYKVEDSKDDEKRIEIFERIRKGELTIEEAEAQLKKLK; encoded by the coding sequence ATGAGAGACATAACCAAAGCATTTGAACTCATTGGTGCAGACTTAGTCGTCACCGAAATTCAAAGTAAAAAGAAAGACATTACCGTCAGAGGTGAGTTCCAATTATCGAAGTTTGATTACCTCACCAAAGAACAACAATATTTCATCGAAGTCTTCATCAAAAACCAAGGGAACATCAAACAAATTGAAAAAGAACTTGGCATCTCATACCCAACCGTTAAAAAGAGCTTAGAAGAAGTCACCCAAGCGTTAGGGTATAAAGTAGAAGACTCGAAAGACGATGAAAAACGCATCGAAATCTTCGAACGTATTCGTAAAGGCGAACTCACCATCGAAGAGGCAGAAGCACAACTTAAGAAACTCAAATAG
- a CDS encoding SHOCT-like domain-containing protein, whose amino-acid sequence MNDKLRILEMLKEGIISIDEADRLLKALEKEPDNAKVEVLVPKYKTDPKNLMFKVRILSSDGDKVNINIPVKFAKTALKSGKINFSGKSDVMENIDIDAILEMIEEGAVGDLVDITSADGDVVKICIE is encoded by the coding sequence ATGAACGACAAATTAAGAATATTAGAAATGCTTAAAGAAGGCATCATCTCAATCGATGAAGCAGACAGATTATTAAAAGCACTTGAAAAAGAACCAGATAATGCGAAAGTCGAAGTTTTAGTGCCTAAATACAAGACCGATCCAAAGAACTTGATGTTTAAAGTCAGAATCTTATCATCCGATGGTGATAAAGTAAATATCAATATTCCAGTAAAATTTGCGAAAACTGCCTTAAAGAGTGGTAAAATTAATTTCAGTGGTAAGTCTGATGTGATGGAAAACATCGACATCGATGCCATCTTAGAAATGATCGAAGAAGGCGCTGTCGGCGACTTAGTCGATATCACTTCCGCGGACGGTGACGTGGTTAAAATCTGCATCGAATAA
- a CDS encoding ABC transporter ATP-binding protein translates to MIFGKHINKYYLKYAIPMILGVIALLYVDYVQVEIPRIFAGIIDKLRESTLTNTILNESVLRLVWIVLIMVVGRVLWRVFVFGSARFIEHDLRMSMFLHAEALGVDFYKEHKVGGLMTHFINDLEAIRQAFGPGILMLFDSLFLGTIVIIRMTQLSREMTLIAVIPLALMGVVAMFIIKKMRMKYKLRQDSFEHMSDFTQESFSGINVIRAFVKEVKEAVFFAEKNDDFYKKHVDFVKTMILINIVITVFINLTILTIIAYGAWIAITSDFTPGMLTEYFTLFTTLIWPVMALSQFASIRSQAVASYKRIQTFMGAKVSVKDEKNVKPNQTLSGRITFKHLDFAYPDDPERQILNDISVSIEKGEMVGVLGRTGSGKSTFVDLLLRLYNVKSDALYLDDHDIMSLSIHNVRDQIAYVPQDNFLFSDTILNNIGFSEPSMPEEKASYYARLADVHDNIIDFTHGYQTEIGERGVTLSGGQKQRISIARALAKDAPILILDDSVSAVDTKTEESIIKHLEEIRQGKTTIVIAHRISTIRKMDKIILLDQGHLLDVGSHEDLLKRNALYQEMVRKQELEHMVEG, encoded by the coding sequence ATGATTTTTGGAAAACACATCAATAAGTACTATCTCAAGTACGCCATCCCGATGATTTTAGGTGTCATCGCCTTATTATATGTGGATTATGTGCAAGTCGAAATTCCAAGAATCTTTGCGGGTATCATCGATAAACTCAGAGAAAGCACATTAACAAACACAATCTTAAACGAGTCTGTTCTCAGACTCGTTTGGATTGTTTTAATTATGGTGGTTGGCCGTGTTTTATGGCGTGTATTTGTCTTTGGTTCTGCGAGATTCATTGAACATGATTTGCGTATGAGCATGTTTTTACACGCTGAAGCCCTCGGTGTGGATTTTTATAAAGAACATAAAGTTGGTGGGTTGATGACCCACTTCATCAATGACCTTGAGGCCATCAGACAAGCGTTTGGTCCAGGGATTTTAATGTTGTTTGACTCACTGTTCTTAGGTACCATCGTCATCATTCGTATGACACAACTCTCTAGAGAAATGACGCTCATCGCTGTCATTCCACTCGCATTGATGGGTGTGGTCGCGATGTTCATCATCAAGAAGATGAGAATGAAATATAAGCTCAGACAAGATTCATTCGAACACATGAGTGATTTTACCCAAGAATCCTTTTCAGGTATCAATGTCATTCGTGCCTTTGTCAAAGAAGTGAAAGAAGCGGTGTTCTTCGCAGAGAAAAACGACGACTTTTATAAGAAACACGTCGACTTTGTAAAAACGATGATTTTAATCAACATCGTCATCACTGTATTCATCAACTTGACGATTTTAACGATCATCGCCTATGGGGCATGGATCGCGATCACATCCGATTTTACCCCAGGGATGTTGACCGAATACTTCACCCTGTTTACCACCCTCATTTGGCCAGTCATGGCCTTATCACAGTTCGCATCGATCCGCAGCCAAGCTGTCGCGAGCTACAAACGTATTCAAACGTTTATGGGTGCGAAAGTATCGGTTAAAGACGAAAAAAACGTCAAACCGAATCAAACCTTGTCGGGTCGTATCACGTTCAAACACTTGGATTTCGCTTATCCAGATGACCCTGAACGACAAATTTTAAACGATATTTCTGTTTCGATTGAAAAAGGTGAAATGGTCGGTGTCCTTGGACGTACCGGTAGTGGTAAGAGTACCTTCGTCGATTTATTATTAAGATTATATAATGTTAAGTCAGACGCGCTTTATTTGGATGACCATGACATCATGTCTTTATCTATCCATAATGTCAGAGATCAAATTGCTTATGTACCTCAAGATAACTTTTTGTTCTCGGACACCATATTGAATAACATCGGTTTTTCTGAACCATCGATGCCGGAAGAAAAAGCCAGCTATTATGCAAGACTCGCCGATGTCCATGATAACATCATCGATTTTACCCACGGGTATCAAACCGAAATTGGTGAACGTGGGGTCACTTTATCTGGGGGTCAAAAACAACGCATCTCGATCGCTAGAGCACTGGCGAAAGACGCACCCATCCTCATTTTAGATGATTCTGTGTCCGCGGTAGATACCAAAACAGAAGAATCCATCATCAAGCATTTAGAAGAAATCAGACAAGGCAAAACCACCATCGTCATTGCGCATCGCATATCGACCATCAGAAAGATGGATAAGATCATTTTATTAGACCAAGGTCATCTGTTAGACGTCGGGTCACATGAAGACTTATTAAAGCGCAATGCCTTATATCAAGAGATGGTTCGAAAACAAGAATTAGAACATATGGTGGAGGGATAG
- a CDS encoding ABC transporter ATP-binding protein, with the protein MKDFKENTITKTDWQIVKRLVSYAKPFQKNFIIASLMMILDVAASSIGPILIGYTIQIIDSNQSVSDKMFNFLWISILFLGIVIGVSFIIYYQNWLLQEAGQKIVYGIRKNVFNHIHTLSNAQINQIPVGKLVTRVNNDTNTLSEMYSSVIVNLIRNILMMMTYLIIMFVIDFQATLIMCLVFPFVFVSTVIFRKLSRNAYRKVRNNVSNVNAFLSENLSGMRLTQIFNQEEKKKQAFTLQSKKLRNSYFNELMVFAIYRPLMFLFSMAATITVLYYFSTSIIDMTLAGASTASIILRVSLLVMMYQYASQLFEPVQQLAEQFNVLQSAMASSEKIFDVLDTKPEIEDENDSIELQNFKGEIEFKNVWFKYVEDEWVLKDVSFKVNPNDTVAFVGATGSGKTTIMSLIVRNYDIQQGEILIDGIPIRRIKRSSLRAHIGQMPQDVFLFTGTIQSNITLNDETISKEKVIEASEYVGANTFIDKLDGTYDHMVRERGNNFSTGQRQLLSFARTLVYEPTVMILDEATANIDSETEALIQTSLEKMMKLSTMLVVAHRLSTIQHADKIVVMQKGEIKEAGTHQALLKQKGLYYHLYELQYQKK; encoded by the coding sequence ATGAAAGACTTTAAAGAAAATACAATCACCAAAACCGACTGGCAAATCGTCAAACGATTGGTCAGTTATGCAAAACCATTTCAAAAGAATTTCATCATCGCTTCGTTGATGATGATCTTAGATGTCGCAGCCTCCTCGATTGGACCGATTCTCATTGGGTATACCATTCAAATCATCGATAGCAATCAAAGCGTTTCGGATAAGATGTTCAACTTCTTATGGATATCGATTTTATTCTTAGGCATCGTGATTGGGGTTTCCTTCATCATTTATTATCAAAACTGGCTCTTACAAGAAGCGGGTCAAAAGATTGTCTACGGCATTCGTAAAAATGTATTCAACCATATCCATACCTTATCAAATGCACAAATCAATCAAATCCCTGTAGGTAAATTGGTTACGAGAGTGAATAACGATACCAATACCTTATCAGAAATGTATTCCTCTGTGATTGTCAATTTAATCCGAAACATCTTGATGATGATGACCTACTTGATCATCATGTTTGTCATTGATTTTCAAGCCACACTCATCATGTGCTTGGTCTTCCCATTCGTGTTCGTTTCCACCGTAATCTTTAGAAAACTATCGCGAAACGCTTATCGAAAAGTAAGAAACAATGTCTCAAACGTCAATGCGTTCTTATCGGAAAACCTCTCGGGTATGAGACTCACCCAAATTTTCAATCAAGAAGAAAAGAAGAAACAAGCCTTTACCCTTCAAAGCAAGAAACTCAGAAATTCCTATTTCAATGAACTGATGGTTTTCGCGATTTATCGCCCATTGATGTTCTTGTTCTCAATGGCCGCTACCATCACGGTATTATATTATTTTTCAACTTCCATCATTGATATGACACTTGCTGGGGCATCCACAGCAAGCATCATCTTAAGGGTCAGTTTACTTGTCATGATGTATCAATACGCGTCACAACTCTTTGAACCGGTTCAACAGCTCGCAGAGCAGTTCAACGTCTTACAAAGCGCCATGGCATCCTCAGAAAAAATCTTTGACGTCTTGGATACCAAACCAGAGATTGAAGATGAAAATGATTCGATTGAACTTCAAAACTTTAAAGGTGAAATCGAGTTTAAAAACGTTTGGTTTAAGTATGTTGAAGATGAATGGGTCTTAAAAGATGTGTCCTTTAAAGTCAATCCAAACGATACCGTCGCTTTTGTTGGCGCAACCGGGTCAGGCAAGACCACCATCATGAGTTTGATTGTGAGAAACTACGACATTCAACAAGGTGAAATCTTGATCGATGGCATCCCAATCAGACGTATCAAACGTTCTAGTTTAAGAGCACACATTGGTCAAATGCCACAAGATGTGTTCCTATTCACAGGCACCATTCAAAGCAACATCACGTTAAATGATGAAACCATCTCGAAAGAAAAAGTCATCGAAGCCTCTGAATATGTCGGCGCGAATACGTTTATCGATAAACTTGATGGTACCTATGATCACATGGTGAGAGAACGCGGAAACAACTTCTCAACAGGTCAAAGACAACTCCTCAGTTTCGCAAGAACTTTGGTCTATGAACCGACGGTGATGATCCTTGATGAAGCAACCGCGAACATCGACTCTGAAACGGAAGCCTTAATTCAAACATCTTTAGAGAAGATGATGAAGTTATCCACGATGCTGGTGGTTGCACATAGATTATCCACCATCCAACACGCCGATAAGATTGTTGTCATGCAAAAGGGTGAAATCAAAGAAGCGGGTACACACCAAGCTTTATTAAAACAAAAAGGTTTGTATTATCATTTATACGAACTACAATATCAAAAGAAGTAA